In Pyrus communis chromosome 15, drPyrComm1.1, whole genome shotgun sequence, the genomic stretch AGGTTTGGCAATTGAAGGCCCAGTGTTTCGTGAGATGAGTGAGGAGGAATTACAAAAACGTATTCCAAACCTTCAGGTaaagtttcttatttttctgaAAAGCCACTTGTGCAGAAACATGTTATCAAAATTTCACAATCCCGCCAGTGAGCTGTCTCagaaacatttaattaaatgaaTTTTACTTAACAAATTCCCTAGACTAGTAGACTGTTAAACCTGTTGAAATTCCTTATTCCCCTGTTACCATTATTGCACAGCTAATTATGGTAGATATGCAACTTCATGTCTTTAGTGGGAAGTAGAAATACAAACAGTGACATAGCACTAACCATATGAACGATAAATACATTTTTTCTTCACTTACGGGTGACGTGCACCTTTAACCATAAATAATAGAACAATTTTCTTGTCTAATTTTGCTGTTCCCTTCCACTTCAAGTGACTTGTCTAACGATGCAATTTGATGTTATGATCAGGTAATGGCTCGTTCTTCACCAATGGATAAGCATACCCTTGTGAGACACTTAAGGACCACTTTTCAAGAAGTTGTGGCTGTGACTGGTGATGGTACAAACGATGCTCCAGCACTTCATGAAGCTGATATAGGACTTGCAATGGGCATTGCTGGTACTGAGGTATTTACGAAGATGTTGCTTTTTTTTGTGTCTTAGTAAAAGCCTCCTCTCTCTGTCAAATCGTAAAGTCGCACATTTCCACAGTTGATTTTCCTGTCTTATAAATATAATATGCTAAAAGATGCAACTTTTTTACTTCTTAGGTAGTTGTTTCTAGAGAAAAGTTCAATCACTATTTTCTCTCTCGTCATGCCTGTAAATCTATTTTCTTGCGTTACAAACATTCAATTCCGGTAGATTTTGATTGGAAACTATAGTTGTACAATCAGAGTTGCATGATCTTATTACTAAATTTAGATATCAGAAGAATGCACAAGGGTTGcaaagtggtggtggtggtgttaaaGACTAAATTTTATGAGGTTACATTTGGATAATACAAGAAATAAGTGAATCATTTGCCCAAGGACGTCTCATTTactctcttcttcttgtgcATGGATACCCTGATCCTTTATTTTTAGATGAGCTTGATCGTTTTTGATATTAAGGTAATTAAGAATGTGCTAATTATATCAGGTGGCAAAAGAAAGTGCTGACGTGATAATTCTGGATGATAACTTTTCTACAATTGTGACTGTGGCCAAATGGGGACGTTCAGTGTACTTGAACATCCAGAAATTTGTTCAGTTCCAGTTAACGGTTAATGTGGTTGCACTTATTGTCAACTTCTCTTCTGCCTGTTTAACTGGTAAGCAGACTGCGATGCATTTTCTCTCTTGAttaagtttctttttttttttttctcgtgaaaatattttattggctaactttttgttttggggTTGATAACGCTCATAGGAAATACTCCCCTTACTGCTGTTCAGCTTCTCTGGGTCAACATGATCATGGACACTCTAGGAGCCCTTGCATTAGCCACCGAGCCACCTACTGACGATTTAATGAAGAGAGCACCGGTTGGCAGGAAAGGAAACTTCATCACTAATGTGATGTGGAGAAATATCCTAGGGCAGTCTCTGTATCAGTTTGTGATAATATGGTTTCTACAGACCAGAGGAAAAGAAGCTTTTCAGCTTGTTGGCCCAGACTCGGATTTGATCTTGAACACCCTTATCTTCAACTCATTTGTGTTTTGTCAGGTAATTATGAATCATCGGGGGATGTGATTTAATCGTATTACAGTTGTTAATGAATGGAGTATTGGAAAAAGTAAAATTCAAATTCAGGAAATGACTACTCATCCACATACATTCATTTGAATGCTACTGTCTTCTTTCAGGTTTTCAATGAGATCACCTCGAGGGAAATGGAGAAGGTTAACGTCTTCAAAGGCATAATGCAGAACTACGTTTTCGTGACTGTACTCTCTGCCACTGTTATCTTTCAAATCATAATCGTCGAGTTCTTGGGTACATTTGCGAACACACATCCTCTAAGTTGGAAGCAATGGTTTGCCAGCGTTGCACTTGGGTTCCTCGGCATGCCGGTTTCAGCAATTCTGAAATTCATCCCTGTGTAACAAGACTGAAATCAACCGGAACTTGAACAGGTACTTCTCCACTTGCCTACCGATGGATGTTTTGTTATGGCATCATTTCAAAGATCATTCTTTTGACTCCGTAAACTCTGAAAAGCTCACAAATTCAAGGCTAAATGATAAACTCTCCCGCTTACAAAGTGATAgtttttgtaaacatgaatgcGTAGGACGCATTCCACCTGTTCGAACGTCTAACCATTTGTACTTTTACAAGGATTTAGTTTGTGCTAACAGGTTGAATGTTTTGCTTAATCGTGCTGTTCATTCCTAAATGCTGATCCTTCTCTTGTAATTGTTTGCGTTATTGTCGATAATTAAACCACCGATTGATGCATGCTGCATAAGAGACTGCTTGTACTATAGTTGGCCATGGAAATTTCCGGGCATATACCGGAAATTTTGCCTTAAAATTTACCATGGCATGCGACTCCAGCTCTTTCGTCGAGAAAACAAATTACATGATATGCCATGCAATCTTCTGGTATCTTCGCTCTCACCCAAACATCAGTCAAAGTTATGAATGGAGGTGTCACGTGATATGAGAGATACTAACACAAGAATTTACTCCAATTACAATCTTTAAGCCAATTACAGTTTTACCAAAGCTGTGAACAAGTAAGAACTGTACACTCTCAACCAATTACGGTTTTACCTAATTTGGTCACCTGTGATATTTACTATTACCAAAGTAATTCCACTCCGCTATCGAAATTTCTTTAGCAGAACAGAATCACAGTTCTCTGATGTAAATGCAACTCAAAAGAATTCTCTACAACATCCATCCATGGGGATCGAATCAAACGGAATCAGCGGTCAATCGGTTTTTACAGACTTCTCTGCTGGAACTGAAGAACTGACTGCAACATTTACCGGGATTGATCGGTCCTTTAGACTCATTAGCTCCTTCTCCTGCATCCGATTGTAGCATAAAAACACAGCTTCCTGCAACACAAAGGCCAATGAGTCCAAGATTAATCAAAATCCAGTCTTTAATCTACTTGATTAATCAACTAATGAGATCAAGTAAGAAAACTCACAATTTCCAGAAAATTCAAGTCAGGAACCGATTTTATCTTGACTTCCACTGCTTCCTTTGTTAACTTCTGATCCATTGCCATTAAGGTGGCGGCTGCTGCTACGGCGGACGGTCGATGATGCATTAAGTTAATCTCTGTAAAACATTAAGATTAgagttaattaataaattataattaaccATCTAAATCAACCAACCGCAAATAAAGTAAAGATTAATTGAGTTAAGTGACTGATCAAACATAAAACATTGTTCATGAAAATTAACAGAAATACCTGTCATTCCAGAAAGGAGGTGTCCTTCAATCCGAGACTTCACATCTGATGCAGGTCCGTGGCATAACTTGAAGATCAAGTAACCGAGAAACGCAAAGGGTGTGATCAAACTCAGCCTCCAATCTAAGTGATCGAGAAACGCCAACTCCGTCGTCCCAACGAAATGACATGGAAAGGTGTAGTCTCCGACAGCGTATTGTGACAGTGGTGGAAGCTTCACGTCCAACTCCTCCATCTTTGCCGCCAACGACAGGCACACCACCGAAAGTAACCTTTTTGCAGATTTTGACTCTTCTTtctgcagaaaaagaaaaagaaaaaaccataaAAATATAATCTTTAAAACCAGAACTGTTAATCAAATCAAAGTGTAAAGAACAAAATCCTACAGGGTCGGAACTCAGCGAATAGAATCGATCGAAATATGCAATGGCCAGATATGCTGTCAAGGGCTGAAACCCAAGTTCTGCACTTCTCTGAATTTCAAGAACACCCGATTAAATTCCCAATTTAACCTTCACAAATGTTGGTTCAAATGATCGATATTTCGAAAACAAGAAATGGGGTTTTGGAGTTCGGAGACTAACCTTGAGAACCCATTTGATGGATTCAGATCGAGCTTCCAAAACCCAGCTGGGAATGATCACATTTTCGTCTTTCTTGAACCCAAATTCCATCTCTCTGTTGATTAAGTTCTTCAGTTGCTCTTGTTCCAGTGCACTATCGGAGCAGTAGTTCGTGCTGATCAATGCGTTTTCATCTGCCATCTCTCCGTCCAAAAATGTTAGACTTTCGTGGCAACAAGCGTCCGGCGAGAAGGGATCGTAGTTATCACCACCGTCGACCTCCGTTGTTTCTTTCTTGGCAagaaaggtgcagaaaatgtAGTAGAAAAAAGGAATCAAATAGTATGAATTGAGTGAGCCAACCCAGTACTGAAGCCAAAGACTTGGAGAGAGAAAATGGTTGACCAGCAAAGACTGAATACGACGGAATATATTTATAGTGAAAGTGGATGCAGAGATGTGACACCTTTTTGACGGTTGCAGGTTTAGCAGAGTAGTCTGTTCACTCATCTGTTCCTGCTTTGTGAGTACCGCAAGCTTGAACGCTAGGTGTTTGGGCATATGTTCGTGTGCGATTgatcctagcatctcttgtcccTTCGGGGACATCCGGTAAAAAAGATCCTAGCATTTCTCATACTTATATGCTGCATCGTTTTTCCGAGAGCATATTTTGCTTCTACATCTCAAATTAACCGTCAAATTCTCCGGCTTCAAGTTTTCAACAGTCACTGAAAATACCCATATAATAAGGGCAACTCCACTCGTTCTAGGAGGACAAGGGCAAGGCAAGGTGATGTCAATCCAATGAAATTGCTCTTATAATAGTAATTGACTTGGTGCAGAACCACTggtttgagagagaaagaataaGGGGAAGTGCGATTACTattcacaaatatttctttttaatattttatgccTTGTAAGTGTGTAACTAGCAAATTTGTTCttagaaaataaaactttatatataaccctgaactttaattttaaatacaaagtAAAACATGGTATTACAACAAgcataattaaaaataaaaggcaaatgaagaagatgattgAACTTTATAAAGTTGTTAagtgtgtttaattttaactgTGCTGTTAAAAAGCATTTGTACTTTTTAAGAATTTTTTGGAAGTTTTTTAGCTCTTTTTATCTTCAAATTAATTTAGGCAGTTGATTTACTAAATTTTGTTTGAATCAGATGCACTAGATTGTGCCACGATTGACAaccttaaattttttattttttttaatgttggaaatccaacggtttGCAAGGATAAGGCAACGATCTCTAAGGGAGTAGGTTATGCACGTGGGTGGGCCCACTACTGCAATTAGGCAACTGCAAAGGCACAAGCCAAGACAATTCTTGCAAGGGCAACTGAAAGGGTACAAGCCCTTGGCCTAATTGCCCTCCATTTTTTGAACCGGTGGACCACCTTTTTTTGGGGCCAGGACAATTCAACCCAATTACCCTATCAATTAGACCATGAGTGGAAATGCTCTAACGGTGTTTCTGAATTTCGGTCTACATGGCATTTACACAACTCTTTTTCTCCGTGCAAACTTGAAATGTGTGTATTAATTTCTACTTGGTGTATCTGAATTTCCATGTACAAACTGGTACTTAACCAATTCTGTTTACTCTGTTTCTCTGTGCTAGAATTAAGTTCTGTgttaaactaaaaaaattctTAGTTGCAGACGTCTGGACCATGTGACCATTCAACCGCACATACAAAGCACCCTACCTCCGGACTTAAGAATCTTTCGTCAAACACCGTCAATGATGATTGCCTTACACAAAATACTCACAGACATTGCACAATATGAAAACAAGTAATATTCTGGTACAAAATCTAGGGCAAAAAGTTTTGCTTTTTTATTACTTCCTGTAAATTTTCTTCAGGAAGCTGTttctcatcacctccaaatcaaTGACATTGTGAACAAGAAAGAACTACACACTCTCTTTAAACCGGTTACAATTTTACCTAAATTGGTCACATGTGGTAAGTAACTCCACTGCGCTATTGAAATAGCAGAACAGGATCACTCTTCTCTGATGTAATCTAACCTAACTGAAAAATTCTCTACAGCGTCCATCCACTGGGCTCGAATCAAGCAGCATCAGCGATCAATCGATTTTTACAGACTCGGGTTCTTTAGGTTTCTCCGTCTTTAGCTCCTGCAGTATATTGTAGCATGAAAACACAGCTTCCTGTGACACAAAAGGCCACTACTTAATTTATATGAAACACCAATTAAGTAATGAGAAAACGGCTaaataaactcacaatttcCAAAAGTTTCAGTTCCAAAAGTTTCAATCGATTTCTGATCCAGTGCCATCAAGGTGGCGGCGGCTGCTACAGCCGACGGTCGTTGATGCATCAAATTAATCTCTACATTAACATTGACACGCCACTGAAAGCAATCTAACCATAGCAACCTGCAAAAACATGAACCGATTCTCGTTACACAATCACCAAAAACACCGAATGGAATACAGTTTTACAGAACACATTGGCATTATCGTTTAGACATAGCCCGAAAAGGCGAACAAAAAATCTTACAGGGATTAGCTTCAGGGAAATGAACCGATCAAAGTATGTCATGCACAAATATGCTGTTCTAGGATGAAATCCAAGGCCCGTTCTTCTCTGAAATCCCAAGAAACACCAACAACAGGAACACAATCAATTTCGACTCAAAAcgactttattttattttatttttatttttatcgaaACTTGGAAAACAAGAAACTGGGTTTTTGAGATTAGAGACCTGGAGAACCCAAGTGATGGATTCCAATCGAGCGTCCAACACCCAGGCGGGAATCACCAAATCTTCGTCTTTCTCAAACCCAAATTCGATCTCTCTGTGGATTAATTTCTGCGACTGCTCTTCTTCCAATGCAAACGCCATCGTAATAGTTGTTGAGATTGAGGAATGCTTTGTTTTCTACAAAATCTCCGTTGAAGAGAAAGCTGTGACTTTCTCGGCAAGAAAGGTCCGGCGATAAAGGATCActattttggtttctttttctttctatctgTTTATTGCATTCCGCGCAGAAAATCTAGTAGGAACAGAGTAAACAGAGCCGGATAATATAATCCCGGACTGAATAATCCGAGatttagaaagagaaagaatggTTGACCAGCAAGACTGAAAAGGACCGGAGACGAAATAGGGTTACAGTATTTAGCAAGAATGTGACACCGGTTTAACGGTTACGGATTCAACAGAATCGGGAAACGGGAATTGTTAGGGATGAATATGAGATTATATGGTTAACAAAAACGCTTATGATTAGAAGCAACTTTTTATGTGATCCGGCTTATTTGagaaatgtttttaaatgactgaaaatatttttagagatTTTATAGaatcaattcttagtaaaagtGAAATTAATCTGGAAAAACACTTGACTGCACTAGTGTttcttgaagaaatcactttcaaatgtttttagaacctaaaaatattttctaaagcgctcttaataatttaaaagcacattccAAACGAAATTTAAAGAAGGAAAataattttcactctttttagCCTCTTACACAACCTATTTAATCATGGCCATTGattctgttttatttattcaatctgatggctaaaaataaaaaggggtgtgtgagacaattttttttttcaagcactCGGTAGTCAAGCGGTACTCCACATGTCACAATATAAGCAgagaaaatgagatttttttttttttttttttgtgtgtccTTCCATTTATTTTATGTCATGTGGAGTATCCGATTGAATTCCAGGCActtgaaaaaaatttctcatgtaAGAggctaaaaagtaaaaagtgtgtgagaatcactttctttaaaaaaatgtatttgCACTTTTATAGAATCAACAACCTGTCATTGCACATCTGAATGAACAGTCATTGATTTTACAAGATGAACACTTCGTTCAAGTAGGTTTAAGAAAACGCTTACGATCAAAAGCAATATCTATGTGATGGTATTTAGAATAAAATATGACACCTTTGAATGAATATATCATTGATTTTACAAGATAAACTATAGCTACAATAAGAATGCTATTGTAACAgaatttaagttattaattgcAAATTCTTatgtatttgaatttttataaattgGAGTGAGTATTAGTTTTGGTAAAATGTCATTCCCGTCACGCCTTAGTGTCATATACCTATTTTGTAGAAGTCCTCGTATTTGACACTCATAATATTATAGTCATTATATTAGTCATTTAGGATCTCCTAATATGTTTTGAACTCTTGAGATATCTTGTATCTTAAAATTTAGCGATTATACATTGCAGAATATAGAATTCTCCGGAGCACAACTTATTCTTGTAGTCAGGGAGGAGGGTACATGAATATGGATTGTGTGTTCCCTATGGTTTGACTGTCCCAGATTCCATTCCAATTCAAACTTGCCACTTATAAAACAAAAACCCTGAATTCACCGAGCAGCCTGCTCACATGGCTAGCCAACGTCAAGCTTCCCATATTttgtccaccaccaccacccattTTTCTGCCAACACACCCTGGACTCTCAAAGGAGGAGGGCTAGCGTAACCTTACAATTAAGGGTTAGCTGTAGGAAGGGTCTGGGCTTGTCATGATCAAGTCCCCTCCAACACATCTGGGCCTTGAAGTTTATTGTTTAGTgacctttctttctttttcttttaaatgaaCAATGATAAAAAACACAAGTAGACTGTGACTAGAAAATGAACAATACTCCCTTTTAAGAAAGACCTCCGCGCGGAGAGCAACTTGTACGGAAGCAGTGTGTTCAAGAAGGAAAAAGATCCTCTCCGGAGTCGTTTTCACCTAATCCACCAAGTTCGGGATCCAAACCGttgaattaacaatattataatttttaaagaggGATCTCTGTTTGTaactgtttgatcaaatttcaaatgttcGAATCACGAACTTGGTAGATTAGTTGGaaagggatccagagaggatccctttccgttCATGAAAATGTGTGTGAGTGACAAGGAAGCTCAAATGTGACCATTTGTTACGTGTGACTGTCACATTTTCTTGTGGTTTGACCATTTCTTTGAAAACTTTTTTATTCTCATCTTTAAAAGACTTTGATTATTAATCATGGCTATGAAGCAGGCTTGGATTGAATCACGCCTCTAAAACGCACCCTGGTATTGTTAGAAGAaccataagaaattaaaaaataattgatttttatactttcatttcttctttttttaaagaGGACTCCATGCTCCGATTGTGGGATATGGTTGGTTGAGAAGAGAGGACCCCTTCAAGGTTGTTGACAGGCAAGTCCTCAGGAGTT encodes the following:
- the LOC137716931 gene encoding cyclin-D5-1-like, translating into MSEQTTLLNLQPSKRCHISASTFTINIFRRIQSLLVNHFLSPSLWLQYWVGSLNSYYLIPFFYYIFCTFLAKKETTEVDGGDNYDPFSPDACCHESLTFLDGEMADENALISTNYCSDSALEQEQLKNLINREMEFGFKKDENVIIPSWVLEARSESIKWVLKRSAELGFQPLTAYLAIAYFDRFYSLSSDPKEESKSAKRLLSVVCLSLAAKMEELDVKLPPLSQYAVGDYTFPCHFVGTTELAFLDHLDWRLSLITPFAFLGYLIFKLCHGPASDVKSRIEGHLLSGMTEINLMHHRPSAVAAAATLMAMDQKLTKEAVEVKIKSVPDLNFLEIEAVFLCYNRMQEKELMSLKDRSIPVNVAVSSSVPAEKSVKTD